The following proteins are co-located in the Streptomyces sp. DT2A-34 genome:
- a CDS encoding helix-turn-helix domain-containing protein, whose product MTIVPSGAATPATTPAEQGVGPLLRAWRVQRRVSQLELALRADSSARHISFIETGRSRPSEEMVLRLAEHLEVPVRERNALLLAAGYAPRYPETPLDDPALDAVRAGMEQLIQGYEPYPALVVDAMYNVHAANRGVLMLLDGIPEHLLAPPLNAMRLTLHPEGLAPRIRNLREWRGHLLAQMDRQIALHRSEPLRRLYEEVAAYPVPDEASDAEPAEPVPYFALPMQVEHEGRVLSFISSISTFNTPMDVTVAELAIETLLPADPATVKYLQSLMS is encoded by the coding sequence ATGACCATTGTCCCGTCGGGCGCTGCCACGCCTGCCACTACCCCCGCCGAGCAGGGCGTCGGCCCCCTGCTACGGGCCTGGCGGGTGCAACGGCGCGTCAGTCAGCTGGAGTTGGCGCTGCGGGCCGACTCCTCGGCGCGGCACATCAGCTTCATCGAGACGGGCCGTTCGCGGCCGAGCGAGGAGATGGTGCTGCGGCTGGCCGAGCACCTGGAGGTGCCGGTGCGCGAGCGCAACGCGCTGCTGCTGGCGGCCGGCTACGCCCCGCGCTACCCGGAGACCCCGCTGGACGATCCCGCACTGGACGCCGTCCGCGCGGGCATGGAGCAGCTGATCCAGGGCTACGAGCCCTACCCGGCCCTCGTGGTCGACGCGATGTACAACGTCCACGCGGCCAACCGGGGCGTCCTGATGCTGCTCGACGGCATCCCCGAACACCTTCTCGCGCCCCCGCTGAACGCGATGCGTCTGACCCTGCACCCGGAGGGTCTCGCGCCGCGCATCCGCAACCTGCGCGAGTGGCGCGGGCATCTGCTCGCCCAGATGGACCGGCAGATCGCGCTGCACCGCTCCGAGCCGCTGCGCCGGCTGTACGAGGAGGTGGCGGCGTACCCGGTGCCGGACGAGGCGTCGGACGCCGAACCCGCCGAGCCCGTCCCGTACTTCGCGCTGCCGATGCAGGTCGAGCACGAGGGCCGGGTCCTGTCCTTCATCTCCTCCATCTCGACCTTCAACACCCCCATGGACGTGACCGTCGCCGAGCTGGCCATCGAAACGCTCCTCCCGGCCGACCCGGCGACGGTCAAGTACCTTCAGTCGCTGATGTCCTGA